A window of Clostridioides sp. ES-S-0010-02 genomic DNA:
TCTTATCTCTAAATTGAGCAGCTAATTCATACTCTTCATTTTTTATAGCTCTATCCAAATCTTCTTTTAATTCTCTAATCTCATTTTCTACACTTATTTTATAAAAAGATTTTTTAGGTGCCTTACCTATATGTTCTATATGACCATGTATATTTTGAAGCATTGGATTTACTTGACTACTAAATGCATTGTAACATTCACTGCATCCAAATCTTCCATTATTCTTAAATTCACTATATGTCATATTACATTTTTGGCAAACTAACTTTTCTTCAAGCTCTTTTTTAGGTTGAAATCCTAAGTTGGAAAATATATCCATCATTGAAAAAGGCATATCTAAATTAAAATTCATCTCTGTATTTTCTTTAGCACATTCACTACACAGATACATTTCTGTCTTTTCTCCATTGACTATTTTATTATAATATACAGATGCTTTATTTTTATTGCATTTTTGACATAGCATAAATTATCACTCCTCTATACTAAATACTCCTATTATTATATTCTTTAAAACATTAGACCTTACCTTCTCTTTTAATTCATATACTGGCATACATAATGATTTATCATCTATTGCATATAATATTAGTTTTAATTCTCTTTCACTAATTAAGTCTGATTCTCTCAAACTTTCTACCAACTCTTTTGCTTTCTTATAGGATATTTGGCTTCCTATCCTTTCGTTTAGTATTTCTCTAATATGTCCATCTTTGCTTCTTCGTATTTTTTCTATCTGAACATATCCTCCGCCACCTTTTTTGCTTTCTATATAATAACCTTTATCTATGGTAAACCTTGTTGTTAAAACATAATTTATTTGTGATGGTGCACAACTAAACAAGTTTGCTAGTTCATTTCTTTGAATCTGTATACTATTATCCTCTTCCATCAAATCTTTAATAAATTTTTCAATTATATCTGTCATAGTTGCCATTTATATCACCACACACCTTTTTATTTTGACTTTCTTTGACTACTATTTTACACCTATTATTTAAATTTTTAAAGCCCTAAATTGTGTAAATTTATTTTTTTCATAATAATTTAAATGAGGTGTCCATCTTTTGTTAAGTATAATCTTCTACTTCTTACATTTATAACAATTAAGTCTTAAAATTATTGGTTATTAATTGATTTTTAATGTATCTATACCTTGTATTTGTAAATATACCTTCATATCATTATTATTAAACATTTCTAAAAATAATAATATAAAAAGATACTTTCTTTTATTAAAACAGTTTAAGAAAGTATCTTTTATTCTTCACATTTTTTATTACTTTAATTTGGTTTTTTCTTGTTTTTTATAAAAACACATAAAAACTAGATATACACTTCTTTAAAATAAGTATATACCTAGTTTTAATTACAAAATTATTTTACATAATAGATGGATATTAATTATTTAATGTTCTATCTTCTTTATTACTTTGCAGTAGCTAGTCCAATTATTTTTTCTGCAAATTGTGATGGAACCTCTCCATATCTTTCTAATTCCATTTCAAAATACCCTCTACCTTGTGTCATTGCTCTTAAATCTATTGCATATTTAAATGTTTCTGCTTGTGGAGCCTCTGCAAATATTATTTGTTTTCCTTTATTATCTGGCTCCATACCAAATATTTTACCTCTTCTCTTGTTTATATCTCCCATAACATCTCCCATATATTCTTCTGGAACAGTTATCTTAAGTTTCATAATAGGCTCTAATAATATTGGATGAGCTTCCTCCATACCTTTTTTAAATGCTGCACTTGCTGCCATCTTAAAAGCCATTTCAGAAGAGTCTACATCATGGTATGAACCATCATAAAGTGTAGCCTTTATATTTGTAACAGGGAAACCAGCCAATACTCCTTTTTGCATAGAATCTTTTAAACCTTTTTCTACTGCTGGTATATATTGTTTTGGTACAGACCCACCAAATATTTCTTCTGTAAATTCAAAATCAGATTCACATCTTTCAAATCTTATCTTTACATCTCCATATTGACCATGGCCACCTGATTGTTTCTTATGCTTACCTTGTACATCAGCTGTTTCCTTTATAGTTTCTCTATAAGGAACTTTAAGGTCATTTAATTCAACATCTACCCCGAACTTATCTTTCATTTTATTTTTAATTGTTTTTATATGAAGCTCCCCTTGTCCTCCTAAAAGAGCTTGTTTTGTCTCTGTATTTCTATACCAATGTAATGTAGGGTCTTCCTCTACAAGTTTGTTTAATACAGCAGCTACCTTTTCTTCATCACCCTTATTCTTAGGATTAACAGCATAATATATTTGTGGTTTAGGGAAGTCTATCTTATCTAAAGCTTCTGCATCTTTATCTACAGATATAGTATCTCCTGTCTTTAGAGAATTAACTTTAGTTACAACTACTACATCACCAGCCTTAGCTTTGTCTATTTCAACTAACTCACTATTTCTCAATGTATATATGTTAGCTATTTTTTCTTTTATGTTTTTGTTTATATTAAAAACTTCTTTATCTTTAGAAATTGCACCTTGAGTAATTTTTATATATGACATTTTTCCTACAAATGGGTCAACCATAGTTTTAAATACTAATCCTTTAAATGGCTTACTCTCTTCTGTAAATATAGGTTCTAGATAATTTGATATTGTATCTAATATTTCTTTTGTTCCTATATTATTTATAGTTGAACCACATATTACAGGTATAATATCTCCTCTTTGTATACCTATAACAATACCTTTTTGGATTTCTTCTGTAGTTAACTCTTCTCCATTAAAATACTTATCTAATATTTGGTCATCTGTTTCTGCTATAAGTTCCATTAAAGCTTCTTTTACACTCATAGCTTGTTCTTTAAATTCACCTTCTAAATCATCTATATTTTCAAATACATTATGTAACTTGACAAAGTTTTTATCTTTGTATATAGGACTTATCATTGGAACTATCTTATTATTGTATTTTTCTCTTAACATTGCTATTGCATCTTTATATCTTGCTTTTTCATTATCTATTTTATTTATAAACATTATCTTAGGAATACTCTCAGTTAGTTCTAATGATTTCTCTGTACCAACTTGAATAGGTGCTGTTGCATCTATTACTATTATTGCTGCATCACTTGCTCTAAGAGATGATACAACATCTCCGCTAAAGTCAAAATATCCTGGTGTATCCAATAAGTTAAACTTATAGTCATTATATTCTATAGGTATTAATCCCATACTATAAGTCATATTTACCTTGTCAGTTAATTTAGGTATCTTATTAGTGTTTGCTGTGTAAGCTATAGTTTCGATTAGATTTGTTTTACCACATCCGCTATGTCCTAATACTGCTACATTTCTCAACATATTACTATCATAAACCTTCATATAAGCACCCACCTTTTAAATTTATGTATTTTCTCTTAGCTGTTATTTCCTAAGAAATAGTCTAGAAAATGTTTATTATTTTTAGAATTTTTAGATAACATTTTCCTTACTAGCTTTATTTCTACATAGGGATATAATTTTCCTCTTTTTTTTAACAAATATTTAATTTAAACAAATAAAAACACTCTAAATATTTAATAAAAATATTTTAGAGTGTTTTATAAGTTGTTTCAATTCAATTATTTCATTATCATTAATAGTTGTTTATCTTCAACCATATCATCTTCTTTTACTTTAATTGATTTAATTACTCCATCAGTTTTAGCAACTATTATAGTTTCCATTTTCATTGCTTCTATAACTATTAATGGTTGATTTGCTTTTACTTCATCTTCTTCTTTAACCATTATTTTTATAACTTTTCCTGGTATACTTGCTCCGATTTGAAGTGGATCATTCATATCAGCTTTCTCAACATTAGTAACTTTTCCAGAGAAGTTTCTATCTTTTATTTCCACTTCTCTAACCATTCCATTTAATTCAAAGCCTATAGTTCTAAATCCATCTTCTTTAACTTCACCAATTTCAACTAATCTTATTGTTAATACTTTACCTTCTTCTATTTCTACTTCACATTCTTCATTTTTATTTAATCCATAGAAGAATACATCACTTTCAAGTTTAGATATATCATTATAATGTTGTAAATGTTTAATATAGTCTTCATAAACTTTTGGATATAAAGCATAACTTATAACATTTCTTATATTTGCATTTATATCATATTTTTCATTTAGATATTTTGCTATGTCATCAAAATCTTCTGCTGGTAATAGTGAACCAGGTCTTACTGTAATAGCTTCTTCGCCTTTTAAAACTACTTCTTGTAAATCTTTTGGGACTCCACCTTCTGGTTGACCAATCATACCTTTACAGTAGTCTACAACAGAATCTGGGAATGATAAGTTCTTACCTTCTTCTATTATATTATTTTTATCTAATTTATTTTTAGTCATAAAGATAGCTAAATCTCCTACAACTTTTGAAGATGGTGTTACTTTTATTATATCTCCTACAACTTCATTAGCTTCTTTATATTTTTCTTTAACTTCATCAAATCTATTAACTAATCCTAAACTATCAGCTTGAGGTTTTAAGTTTGTATATTGACCTCCTGGTATTTCAAAATTGTATATTTCTGCACAAGAGTTAGTTAAGTCACTTTCAAATTTATTATAGACTTTTCTTAAATCTTTATAGTATTTTCCTAACTCATCATATCCAAATAAATCTATACCTGTATCTCTTTCTGTATTTTTAAGAGCTTCTACTATTGCATTAAGTGATGGTTGACTTGTAAGTCCTGCCATAGATTCTAATGCAGCATCAATTATATCTACACCAGCTTCTGATGCCATCAAACAAGTTGCCACACCATTTC
This region includes:
- a CDS encoding elongation factor G, producing MKVYDSNMLRNVAVLGHSGCGKTNLIETIAYTANTNKIPKLTDKVNMTYSMGLIPIEYNDYKFNLLDTPGYFDFSGDVVSSLRASDAAIIVIDATAPIQVGTEKSLELTESIPKIMFINKIDNEKARYKDAIAMLREKYNNKIVPMISPIYKDKNFVKLHNVFENIDDLEGEFKEQAMSVKEALMELIAETDDQILDKYFNGEELTTEEIQKGIVIGIQRGDIIPVICGSTINNIGTKEILDTISNYLEPIFTEESKPFKGLVFKTMVDPFVGKMSYIKITQGAISKDKEVFNINKNIKEKIANIYTLRNSELVEIDKAKAGDVVVVTKVNSLKTGDTISVDKDAEALDKIDFPKPQIYYAVNPKNKGDEEKVAAVLNKLVEEDPTLHWYRNTETKQALLGGQGELHIKTIKNKMKDKFGVDVELNDLKVPYRETIKETADVQGKHKKQSGGHGQYGDVKIRFERCESDFEFTEEIFGGSVPKQYIPAVEKGLKDSMQKGVLAGFPVTNIKATLYDGSYHDVDSSEMAFKMAASAAFKKGMEEAHPILLEPIMKLKITVPEEYMGDVMGDINKRRGKIFGMEPDNKGKQIIFAEAPQAETFKYAIDLRAMTQGRGYFEMELERYGEVPSQFAEKIIGLATAK
- a CDS encoding CtsR family transcriptional regulator, coding for MATMTDIIEKFIKDLMEEDNSIQIQRNELANLFSCAPSQINYVLTTRFTIDKGYYIESKKGGGGYVQIEKIRRSKDGHIREILNERIGSQISYKKAKELVESLRESDLISERELKLILYAIDDKSLCMPVYELKEKVRSNVLKNIIIGVFSIEE
- a CDS encoding UvrB/UvrC motif-containing protein, giving the protein MLCQKCNKNKASVYYNKIVNGEKTEMYLCSECAKENTEMNFNLDMPFSMMDIFSNLGFQPKKELEEKLVCQKCNMTYSEFKNNGRFGCSECYNAFSSQVNPMLQNIHGHIEHIGKAPKKSFYKISVENEIRELKEDLDRAIKNEEYELAAQFRDKIKYLKGSID